In a single window of the Corvus cornix cornix isolate S_Up_H32 chromosome 22, ASM73873v5, whole genome shotgun sequence genome:
- the LOC120411131 gene encoding protein PBDC1-like — translation MAAAGLAGLAGLGPGEAAAAAQALALPAESFGNDPRVELAWAMKAHQHAQVYFNLISSVDPKFLSLTKVDDRIYEEFRKTFRDLRVDVLDPEDLKSEPAKAKWRPFCLHFEGVVEDFNYGTLLRLDSRREYTEENTIFATRIQFFAIEIARNREGWNDEVYSSAREPAASEGKSG, via the exons atggcggcggcggggctggcggggctggcggggctg GGCCCCGGCGAGGCCGCGGCGGCCGCTCAGGCGCTGGCGCTGCCCGCGGAGTCCTTCGGCAACGAC ccccgcgtGGAGCTGGCCTGGGCCATGAAGGCTCATCAGCACGCCCAGGTCTACTTCAAC CTCATCTCCTCCGTGGACCCCAAATTCCTGAGCCTCACCAAGGTGGACGACCGGATCTACGAGGAATTCCGCAAAACCTTCCGGGACCTGCGCGTCGACGTCCTGGACCCCGAGGACCTGAAATCGGAGCCGGCCAAGGCG AAGTGGCGCCCGTTCTGCCTCCACTTCGAGGGCGTGGTGGAGGATTTCAACTACGGGACGCTGCTCCGGCTGGATTCCCGGCGGGAATACACGGAGGAAAACACCATCTTCG ccACCAGGATCCAGTTTTTCGCCATCGAGATCGCCCGGAACAGGGAAGGCTGGAATGACGAGGTTTACAGCAGCGCCAGGGAGCCGGCGGCTTCGGAGGGAAAATCGGGATGA